DNA from Pseudomonas putida:
AAGTAGGCTCGTCGAACAGCATGATCCGTGGCTTCATGCACAGCGCCCGGGCGATGGCCACGCGCTGCTGCTGGCCACCGGACAACTGGCTGGGGTACTTGTGCGCCTGGCTTTCGATGCCGACCTTGCTCAGGTACATGCGTGCCCGCTCCTCGGCGTCCTTGCGTGACAGCCCGCGCACGCTGGTGGGGGCCAGCAGGCAGTTGTCGAGCACGCTCATGTGTGGAAACAAGTTGAAATGCTGGAACACCATGCCGATGTCGCTGCGCACCTGCGCGGCCTCGCGCGTGGTGGCTGACAGGTCGATGCCATCCACCTGGATGCTGCCCTGCTGGGCAATCTCCAGGCGGTTGATGCAGCGGATCAGGGTCGACTTGCCCGAGCCGGAGGGCCCGCACAGCACGATGCGTTCGCCTTCGCGCACCTGCAGGTCAATGTCACGCAGCACGTGGAAGGCGCCGTAATGCTTGTTCAGGCCTTCGATACGGATCAGCACCGGGCGCGGGTCGGGTTCGGGGGCAAGGGTGGCAAGGCTCAGTGGTGCGGTCATGTTGTTTTTCTCCCGCGTGGGTTCAGTCGAAACGGGTCGCGCTGTAGGGCGCGGGGTCGGTGAAGGGGCGCTCGCCAGTGAGCAGTTCGGCCAATAGCCGGCCGCTGACCGGGCCCAGGGTGAGGCCGTGGTGGGCGTGGCCAAAGTTGAACCACAGCCCCGGGTGGCGCGGTGCCGGGCCGATCACCGGGCGCATGTCGGGCAGGCACGGGCGACGGCCCAGCCATGGGGTGTCGTCCAGCCGCTCGCCGAGGGCCGGGAACAGCTTGCGCGCCAAGGCTTCGCAACGGCCCAGCTGGATCTGGTTGCCAGGCGCCCCGGCTGCGTCGAACTCGATGCCGGTGGTCAGGCGTACACCGCGCGCCATCGGCGCCAGCACGTAGCCGCCCTGGGTATCGCAGATCGAGTGCTCCAACTGTGCGCCGTCGCGGGTGCTGTAGTGCATGTGGTAGCCACGTTTGATCGCCAGCGGAATCTGATAGCCCAGGCCGCTGAACAGGTCCGCCGACTGCGGGCCGAGGCAGGCCACCACCTCGTCGGCGGTAACCGGGCCACGACGGCTTTCTACCCGCCACTGGCCGTTGGCTTGGCGCAGGCTGCGCGCATCGCCATGCAGGAACTGCCCGCCGCGCTGCAGGAACAGCGCGGCATAGCCACGGGTGAGGGCGCCGGGGTTGTTCACGGTCTTTGGGTCGAGCCAATGAATGCCACCGACCACGGTGGCGTCCAACTGGTGCTCGCGTGCCTGCAGTTGCCCGCATTCGAGTATCTCGAACTGCAAGCCGTAGCGGCTCAGGCCCTTGGCGTCAGTTTTGGCCTGCTCGAACAGCGCAGGGTCGCGGAACACTTCGATCCAGCCTTTGGCCTGCACCAGCCCTTCAAGGCCGGCCGCTTCGATCAGCGCGTCGTGTTCTTCGACGCAGCGTTGTACCAGCGGCAGCATATCGGCGGCGGCCCCGGCCAGGCGGCCGGGCGCCGACTGGCGCCAGTAGCGCCACAGCCACGGTGCGACCTTGGGCAGGTGCGCCAGGCTGTAGCGCACATCGGGCTGGCGGTTCAGGCCATAGCGCAGCAGCGCGCCCAGTTGCCGGGGGAAGGCGTAGGGGATGACGCTGGAGCGCTCGATCAGCCCGGCGTTGCCGTGGCTGGTGCCGCTGCCCGGTTCGTCGCGGTCGATCAGAATCACCTGGCGCCCGCGGGCCTGCAGGTGCAGGGCGGTGCTGACGCCGACGATACCGGCGCCGAGGACAAGGGTCTGGCAATGCATGGAACGTATCCTTCGGTCAGTTCAGGTGGCGGCCCAAGCGGCCTTCCAAGTGTTTCAGCAGGCGCCTTACCAGCTCGACGATCACCAGGTAGAGCACGGCCGCCCACAGGTAGATCTGAAAGTCGAAACTGCGCGAGAAGGCCAGTTTGGTCACGCCCATCAGGTCGTAGATGGTCACCAGCGAGGCAATCGCGCTGGCCTTGATCATCAGGATCAGTTCGTTGCCCAGTGGGCCGATGGCCACGAGCAGCGACTGCGGCAAGATCACCTTGAAGAAGGTGGTCGAGCGTTTCAGGTTCAGCGCCCGTGCCGCCTCATGCTGGCCGGGCGCAACGGCCATCAGGCTGCCGCGGAAGATCTCGGCTTGATAGGCGGCGGTGTTCAGGGTGAACGCCAGCAAGGTGCAGAACCACGCCTCGCGGAAGAACCACCACAGGCCGACGTCCTGCCAGAAGCCCTTGAGCGAGCCCAGCCCGTAATACAGCAGGAACAGCTGCGCCAGCAGTGGCGAGCCGCGGAAGAAGTACACGTAACCGGCGGCCATGCGCTGCAGCACCAGGCTGCGCGACATGCGTGCCAGGGCCAGCAGCAGGCCGAGCACGGCGCCCAGGGTGAAGGAAATGGCCACCAGTTTGGCAGTTACCAGCAAACCGTCGAGAAAGCGTGGGCCGTAGCGCTCCAGCAGGTCGGGGTCGAGTACCAGCGCCAGCAGTTGATCGAGGCTCATGCGCGTGCTCCTAGCAGGTGGCGGTTGCTACGCCGTTCGATGTAGGCGAACACGCGCCCGGACAGTGCCGCGAACAGCAGGTAACCCAGGCAGGCGACGCCGTAGAAGAACATCGGCTCCTTGGTCACGCTGACCGCCAGGTTGGTCTGGCGCATCAGGTCGACCAGTGAGATGGTCGACACCAGCGAGGTGTCCTTGAGCAGCGACAGCCAATTGTTGGAAAGGCCGGGCAGGGCGATGCGGGTCAGTTGTGGCAGCAGCACCTTGAAGAACCCGGTGCGCTTGCTCAGGCCCAAGGCCGAGCAGGCTTCCAGCTGGCCCTTGGGCAGGGTCTTGAAGGCCGCCAGCCAGATCTCGCTGGAAAACGCGGCAAATACCAGGCTGAAGGCAATCATCGCGGCGAGGAAGGTGTTGATCAGGAATTCACCCTCGTAGCCCATGGCGGCGAGGATCTTCTGCGCGGCGATCTGGCAGCCGTAATAGATGATCAGCAAGGTCAGCAGCTCGGGCAGGCCGCGAAACACGGTTGAAAAGGTAGTGGCCCAGGCCCGTGGCAGGCGCTTGCGCGAGCGCGCCGCCAGGGCGACCACCAGGCCCAGTGGCAGGCCGATGGGCAGGCAGGCCAGGGCCAGGGAAACGGTAACCAGCGCGCCGGCCAGCAACGCCTGGCCCCAGCCTCCGCTGGCGAAGGACAGCAAGGACAATTGATCGAGCATGACGAACCCCTAAGATGGGCAACGCGGTCTCTTTGTAGGAGCGGCCTTGTGTCGCGATAGGGGTGCGTAGCGCCCCCACATTTTCAGCTTCGCCGCGAAGAACGCCGGGGCCGCTTTGCGGCCCTATCGCGACACAAGGCCGCTCCTACAGGGATTGCGCAGTTTCCTGAAGATCAGTTGTAGATATCGAAAGCAAAGTACTTGCTGGCGATCTTCTGGTAGGTGCCGTTGGCCACGATCTGTTGTAGCGCGGTGTTCAGGCGCTGGCGCAGGGCTTCGTCGTCCTTGCGCACGGCAATGGCGGCATCGGCCTTGGTGTCGGCCACATCGCCGAGGATCTTGCAGCAGTCCCCGCCGTTCTTGCTCATCCACTCGTGCAGCGGGAATTTGTCGGCAATCACGCCGTCCAGGCGGCCTGCGGCAAGGTCCGCGTTGGCCTCGTCCATGGTTGGGTACAGCTTCACATCGGCACCGGCCTTGCCATACACGTCTTCGGCGTAGATGGCCTGGGTGGAGGACGACTGGGCGCCGACGGTGTAGCCGACAAAGTCGGTCTGGGCGCTGTCGATCTTGCTGTCCTTGGCCACCGCAACGGTCAGTGGCGTGCGGTAGTAGTGGTCGGTGAACGCGATTTTCTTGCGCCGCTCTTCGGTGTCGATCATTGACGCCACCACTGCGTCGTACTTGCGTGCCATCAGGGCGGGGATGATGCCTTCCCAGTCCTGGGCCACCAGCGTGCATTCCACTTTCATCTGTTCGCACAGGGCATGGGTGATGTCGATATCGAAGCCATGCAGCTTGTTATCGGCGTCTACATAGTTGAAGGGCGGGTAGGCACCCTCCGTGGCGAAACGCAGGGTTTCGGCACTGGCGGCACCCGCCAGCAGCAGGGCGCACGCACCCACCAAGGCCATGGACTTGTTCATCTCGCACCTCATTGCACTCTTGCTATTGTTGTTTGCCCGTCGACCACGAGGTGTAGCCGACGAATTCGTTATGTAGAGCGGCAGTCGCTTCCAAGCGTTTTTCAACATCCGGCCGAGCTTCTTGCAGACCTCGTTGACCATCAGGTGCACCCACGACAGCATCGTCGAGGTGGATTCCCAGAACAGATTGAACTCGGTGGGGATGCGGAACACCTCGTCGGCATTGGCATCGGCCCAGTCACAGAAGGTGTCGGTCACCAGAGTGACCGCAATGCCAGCCTCGCGTGCCTTCTGGCACAGCATCAGGGCGTGGCGGGAATAGCGGCGCGCCTCGAACACCACCAGGGCGCTGTCTTCGGCGCGGCCCAGCAGCACTTCGCCGAAGTGCCCAGCGCTGATGTCGACCAGCTGCACACCATCGCGCAGGTATTGCAGCAAGTGGCTCATGCACATGGCGATGCCACGCTCGGTCTGGAAACCGGCGATGAACACCCTGGGCTTGCTCGCAAGGCGTTGCGCCACGGTGTGCCAGGCCGTGCTCTGGCGGTATTCGTGCACGCGCACCAAGGCGGCGATTTCCAGCTCCAGGCTGCCGGCGTTGTCGCTGGCGTCCTGGTTCTGGCGGTAATCTTGCAGGCGATCACCCACCAGCCATGGGCCATCGCCAAGATCGTTCTGCAGGTCTTGCTTAAGCGCCTTGAGGTGGGCATAACCCAATGAGCGGCAGAACCGCCCGACGCTCGATTCGCTGACGCCCAGCTTGGCGGCAATGCTGGCTGAAGTCTGGAACGGCAGTTCGTGCAGGTTGGCGAGCATGTAGGTGGCGATCTTGCGACCCGAGGCAGCGGCCCCTTCGAGGCTGTTTTCCAGGCGTTGCTTGATCGGTTGGCTCATGCTGCGGCTCCAGGGGTAAGGCTTGGGAAGAAAATGAATGTTTTCTGTCATCAAGTCAACATTTGACAGATTGCTGTCACATGCAGGAAAGTTTTTGTCGTTGCAACGCTGTAGCCAATCCAAAACAACAAGGAGCTTCAGATGTCCGCACCCTCCACCAGCACCATTGTGCGCGTGCCCTTTTCCGAGCTGCAGGGCCTGCTGCAGGCCATCTTCCAGCGCCATGGTTGCAGCGAGGCCGTGGCTCGGGTGCTGGCCCACAACTGCGCCAGCGCCCAGCGTGATGGCGCTCATAGCCATGGGGTGTTCCGCATGCCCGGTTATGTTTCGACCCTGGCCAGCGGTTGGGTCGATGGCCAGGCCACACCCAAGGTCAGCGACGTGGCTGCTGGTTATGTGCGTGTCGATGCCGCGGGTGGTTTTGCCCAGCCGGCACTGGCGGCGGCCCGAGAACTGTTGGTGGCCAAGGCGCGCAACGCCGGCATCGCCGTGCTGGCAATCCACAACTCGCACCACTTCGCCGCGCTGTGGCCGGATGTAGAGCCGTTCGCCGAAGAGGGCCTGGTTGCCCTCAGCGTGGTCAACAGCATGACCTGCGTGGTGCCACATGGCGCGCGCAAGCCACTGTTCGGCACCAACCCCATCGCTTTTGCCGCGCCTTGCGCCGAACATGACCCGATCGTCTTCGACATGGCCACCAGCGCCATGGCCCATGGCGACGTGCAGATTGCTGCGCGGGCTGGCCAGCAGCTACCTGAAGGCATGGGCGTGGATGCCAATGGCGAACCGACCACCGAGCCCAAGGCGATTCTGGAAGGCGGCGCCTTGCTGCCGTTTGGCGGGCACAAGGGCTCGGCGCTTTCGATGATGGTCGAGTTGCTGGCGGCGGCGTTGACCGGCGGGCACTTCTCCTGGGAGTTCGACTGGTCGGGGCACCCGGGGGCGAAGACGCCGTGGACCGGGCAACTGATCATCCTCATCGACCCAAGCAAGGCCGAAGGCGAGCGGTTTGCACAGCGCAGCCGTGAACTGGTGGAGCAGATGCAGGCCGTAGGGCTGACGCGCATGCCGGGCGAGCGGCGTTACCGCGAGCGGGAGGTGGCCGAGGAGGAAGGGGTGGCGGTGACCGAGCAGGAGTTGCAGGGCCTGAAAGAGCTGCTTGGCTGACCCCTGCACCGTCGGGCCATGCAATGTTGCATAGACAACCTTGCACAATAGTGGATGTTCCTGAGCCTGCACTCCGGGTATGCTCAGGTCTGCCTTTTCGAACTGTCCTGATCCAAGGAGCTGCACGCTGTGTTCAAACATGTCGATGCCTATGCCGGCGACCCGATCCTCTCGTTGATGGAAACCTTCAAGGCCGACCCGCGCGCCGACAAGGTCAACCTGAGTATTGGCCTGTACTACGATGAGGCCGGCGTGGTGCCGCAACTGGCGGCTGTGGATGCGGTGGAAAAACGCATGGCCGGCCAGGACCACGAAGCCTCCCTGTACCTGCCGATGGAAGGCCTGGCCAGCTACCGCCAGGCGATCCAGGCGCTGCTGTTCGGTGCTGATCACCCCGCCGTGACGGGCGGTCGCGTGGCTACCGTGCAGACCGTGGGCGGCTCCGGTGCCCTTAAAGTTGGTGCCGACTTCCTCAAGCGCTACTTCCCGCAGTCCGAAGTCTGGGTCAGCAACCCGACCTGGGACAACCACCGCGCCATCTTCGAAGGCGCAGGCTTCAAGGTGCACACCTACCCGTACTTCGACCAGGCCACCCGTGGCGTGGACTTCGACGGCATGCTGGCCACCCTGCAGACCCTGCCGGCCAACAGCGTGGTCCTGCTGCACCCGTGCTGCCACAACCCTACCGGCGCCGACCTGGAACAGCACCAGTGGCAGCAAGTGGTCGAAGTGGTCAAGGCGCGCCAGCTGATCCCGTTCCTCGACATCGCCTACCAAGGCTTCGCCGAAGGCCTGGTGGAAGACGCCTACGCCATCCGCGAAATGGCCCGTGCCGGCGTGCCGTGCCTGGTCAGCAACTCGTTCTCGAAAATCTTCTCGCTGTACGGCGAGCGGGTAGGCGGCCTGTCGGTGGTGTGCGATGACGACGCCACTGCCCAGAGCGTACTTGGCCAGTTGAAGGCCACCGTGCGCCGCAACTACTCCAGCCCGCCCAACTTCGGCGCCCAGCTGGTGGCTGGCGTGCTCAGCGATGCAGGCCTGAATGCCCAGTGGGCCGAAGAAGTCGAAGTGATGCGCAAGCGGATCCTCGACATGCGCCAGGCGCTGGTCGATGCCCTGGCCGTGCTGCTGCCAGGCCAGGACTTCCAGTTCTTCCTGCGCCAGCGCGGCATGTTCAGCTACACCGGCTTCAGCGTCGAGCAGGTGCGTCGCCTGCGTGACGAGTTCGGTGTGTACCTGATCGACAGCGGCCGCGTGTGCATGTCCGGCCTGCGCCCGGCCAACCTGCAGCGGGTTGCCGAAGCGTTCGCCGCCGTTCAGAAGTAATCCTCCAGGGGCCCAGCGCGGCCCCTGCATTCGCAGCTTCGCAGCGAGTAATGCCAGGGCCGCTTTGCGGCCCTTTCGCGGCGCAACGCCGCCCCCACAGGTCATTGCTGCAACCCGCGTTTTCAGCCAGCTGCACCTCACTTGTAAAGACAAGTGCAACCGCCCCTCGGAAAAGGGCTTCGCAAGTGCAACCTTTCCGTGCACAATCGCGCCCCTCTTTTCCGGTTGAGTTGGGCGAAGGCACTGTTTCGCCATTCTCAGCCTGTTGCAGTCTTGCGAGTGGAGCTTCACCCGGAATGAATGAGCAGGCCCCAAGCGTTGAACAACGCTTTGCAGAATCGACCCCCGCCACCCTTGGCAGCTGGGCGCGTCACGACA
Protein-coding regions in this window:
- a CDS encoding amino acid ABC transporter ATP-binding protein encodes the protein MTAPLSLATLAPEPDPRPVLIRIEGLNKHYGAFHVLRDIDLQVREGERIVLCGPSGSGKSTLIRCINRLEIAQQGSIQVDGIDLSATTREAAQVRSDIGMVFQHFNLFPHMSVLDNCLLAPTSVRGLSRKDAEERARMYLSKVGIESQAHKYPSQLSGGQQQRVAIARALCMKPRIMLFDEPTSALDPEMVAEVLDVLVQLAGTGMTMLCVTHEMGFARQVAERVLFLEGGQIIEDSPPQVFFNQPRTERAKAFLAQILH
- a CDS encoding NAD(P)/FAD-dependent oxidoreductase, whose amino-acid sequence is MHCQTLVLGAGIVGVSTALHLQARGRQVILIDRDEPGSGTSHGNAGLIERSSVIPYAFPRQLGALLRYGLNRQPDVRYSLAHLPKVAPWLWRYWRQSAPGRLAGAAADMLPLVQRCVEEHDALIEAAGLEGLVQAKGWIEVFRDPALFEQAKTDAKGLSRYGLQFEILECGQLQAREHQLDATVVGGIHWLDPKTVNNPGALTRGYAALFLQRGGQFLHGDARSLRQANGQWRVESRRGPVTADEVVACLGPQSADLFSGLGYQIPLAIKRGYHMHYSTRDGAQLEHSICDTQGGYVLAPMARGVRLTTGIEFDAAGAPGNQIQLGRCEALARKLFPALGERLDDTPWLGRRPCLPDMRPVIGPAPRHPGLWFNFGHAHHGLTLGPVSGRLLAELLTGERPFTDPAPYSATRFD
- a CDS encoding ABC transporter permease → MSLDQLLALVLDPDLLERYGPRFLDGLLVTAKLVAISFTLGAVLGLLLALARMSRSLVLQRMAAGYVYFFRGSPLLAQLFLLYYGLGSLKGFWQDVGLWWFFREAWFCTLLAFTLNTAAYQAEIFRGSLMAVAPGQHEAARALNLKRSTTFFKVILPQSLLVAIGPLGNELILMIKASAIASLVTIYDLMGVTKLAFSRSFDFQIYLWAAVLYLVIVELVRRLLKHLEGRLGRHLN
- a CDS encoding ABC transporter permease encodes the protein MLDQLSLLSFASGGWGQALLAGALVTVSLALACLPIGLPLGLVVALAARSRKRLPRAWATTFSTVFRGLPELLTLLIIYYGCQIAAQKILAAMGYEGEFLINTFLAAMIAFSLVFAAFSSEIWLAAFKTLPKGQLEACSALGLSKRTGFFKVLLPQLTRIALPGLSNNWLSLLKDTSLVSTISLVDLMRQTNLAVSVTKEPMFFYGVACLGYLLFAALSGRVFAYIERRSNRHLLGARA
- a CDS encoding transporter substrate-binding domain-containing protein is translated as MNKSMALVGACALLLAGAASAETLRFATEGAYPPFNYVDADNKLHGFDIDITHALCEQMKVECTLVAQDWEGIIPALMARKYDAVVASMIDTEERRKKIAFTDHYYRTPLTVAVAKDSKIDSAQTDFVGYTVGAQSSSTQAIYAEDVYGKAGADVKLYPTMDEANADLAAGRLDGVIADKFPLHEWMSKNGGDCCKILGDVADTKADAAIAVRKDDEALRQRLNTALQQIVANGTYQKIASKYFAFDIYN
- a CDS encoding Ldh family oxidoreductase — translated: MSAPSTSTIVRVPFSELQGLLQAIFQRHGCSEAVARVLAHNCASAQRDGAHSHGVFRMPGYVSTLASGWVDGQATPKVSDVAAGYVRVDAAGGFAQPALAAARELLVAKARNAGIAVLAIHNSHHFAALWPDVEPFAEEGLVALSVVNSMTCVVPHGARKPLFGTNPIAFAAPCAEHDPIVFDMATSAMAHGDVQIAARAGQQLPEGMGVDANGEPTTEPKAILEGGALLPFGGHKGSALSMMVELLAAALTGGHFSWEFDWSGHPGAKTPWTGQLIILIDPSKAEGERFAQRSRELVEQMQAVGLTRMPGERRYREREVAEEEGVAVTEQELQGLKELLG
- a CDS encoding aromatic amino acid transaminase encodes the protein MFKHVDAYAGDPILSLMETFKADPRADKVNLSIGLYYDEAGVVPQLAAVDAVEKRMAGQDHEASLYLPMEGLASYRQAIQALLFGADHPAVTGGRVATVQTVGGSGALKVGADFLKRYFPQSEVWVSNPTWDNHRAIFEGAGFKVHTYPYFDQATRGVDFDGMLATLQTLPANSVVLLHPCCHNPTGADLEQHQWQQVVEVVKARQLIPFLDIAYQGFAEGLVEDAYAIREMARAGVPCLVSNSFSKIFSLYGERVGGLSVVCDDDATAQSVLGQLKATVRRNYSSPPNFGAQLVAGVLSDAGLNAQWAEEVEVMRKRILDMRQALVDALAVLLPGQDFQFFLRQRGMFSYTGFSVEQVRRLRDEFGVYLIDSGRVCMSGLRPANLQRVAEAFAAVQK